The Mustela lutreola isolate mMusLut2 chromosome 3, mMusLut2.pri, whole genome shotgun sequence genome includes a region encoding these proteins:
- the MOS gene encoding proto-oncogene serine/threonine-protein kinase mos, which translates to MPSPLPWRSYLPSEFSPSVDSRPCSSPSVLPGKAGKLFLGTPPRAPRLPSRLAWCSIDWEQVCLLQRLGAGGFGSVYKATYHGVLVAIKQVKKCTKNRLASQRSFWAELNVAGLHHDNIVRVVAASTRTPAGFNSLGTIIMEFGGNVTLHQAIYGAASCPDEDNVQPHCCAGEQLNLEKCLRYSLDVMNGLLFLHSQNVVHLDLKPANILISEQDVCKIGDFGCSEKLEDLLCFRTPPYPLGGTYTHRAPELLKGETLTPKADIYSFAITLWQMVTKEAPYSGERHYVLYAVVAYNLRPSLSAAVFTDSISGKRLEKIIQCCWRASALQRPSAELLLVELNSLRAEFY; encoded by the coding sequence atgccctcccctcttccctggcGAAGTTACCTCCCCAGCGAGTTTTCTCCCTCGGTGGACTCCAGGCCCTGCAGTAGCCCTTCAGTGCTCCCAGGTAAGGCAGGGAAGCTCTTCCTGGGCACTCCCCCCAGGGCCCCAAGGCTACCAAGCCGGCTGGCCTGGTGCTCCATTGACTGGGAACAGGTGTGCCTCCTGCAGAGGCTGGGAGCTGGCGGGTTTGGCTCCGTGTACAAGGCAACCTACCACGGTGTTCTGGTGGCCATAAAGCAAGTGAAAAAGTGCACCAAGAACCGACTGGCATCCCAGCGCAGTTTCTGGGCAGAGCTCAATGTTGCAGGGCTTCACCATGATAACATCGTGCGGGTGGTGGCTGCCAGCACACGCACACCTGCGGGCTTTAACAGCCTGGGCACCATAATCATGGAGTTTGGTGGCAATGTCACCTTACACCAAGCCATATACGGTGCAGCCAGCTGCCCCGACGAGGACAATGTGCAACCCCACTGCTGTGCTGGAGAGCAATTAAATCTGGAAAAGTGTCTCAGGTATTCCCTAGATGTTATGAATGGCCTGCTCTTCCTTCACTCGCAAAACGTTGTACACTTGGACCTGAAGCCGGCTAACATTCTGATCAGTGAGCAGGATGTCTGCAAAATTGGTGACTTTGGTTGCTCAGAGAAGCTGGAAGATCTGCTGTGCTTCCGGACTCCTCCTTACCCCCTAGGGGGCACGTACACACACCGAGCCCCAGAGCTCCTGAAAGGAGAGACCCTAACGCCTAAAGCTGACATCTATTCCTTTGCCATCACTCTCTGGCAAATGGTGACCAAGGAAGCCCCTTACTCAGGGGAGAGGCACTACGTGCTCTACGCCGTGGTGGCCTATAATCTCCGGCCGTCTCTGTCAGCAGCTGTCTTCACTGACTCCATCTCTGGGAAGAGACTTGAGAAGATCATCCAATGCTGCTGGAGGGCCAGTGCTTTGCAGCGGCCAAGTGCAGAACTCCTCCTGGTTGAACTTAACTCTTTAAGGGCTGAATTTTACTGA